A region of Cherax quadricarinatus isolate ZL_2023a chromosome 57, ASM3850222v1, whole genome shotgun sequence DNA encodes the following proteins:
- the LOC128693503 gene encoding probable G-protein coupled receptor B0563.6 has protein sequence MLTISNNNNSSNSNSCSLHGAGNWWHWSGVSGRVQEYQHLREHEVENLLVLHSTVFHVLFPVLITIGILTNILNLVILTRPTMRNKSYRWLRWLATVDIVLCSLTIPVCLATGGYRASSYNLAFYYAHFGWSLCIAWQTLSFYLMGWFAYDRFLAICCHDKFPNSHKVFEHRLGGSVVWVAILYTPTLAVGRLCPLGESWVPIDGYMGGMENVWYRGYAWVREIFSRVVPAVVLTVCNVKISYRLKHLRNIRDGFGSGVSPARRERERRLVLLLFWVTACFYLYNTPVTIYYLAFLNHSDKYSNYSLLIFGAICNLLQMTGNIFNFVLYFLINPDFQRALRVLFHLKVPDGIRDLGRDSIKESKSFQTTPMSAITVVPPDSHSDPTPPDAPNFRSYNS, from the exons ATGTTGACgatcagcaacaacaataacagcagcaacagcaacagctgcagcTTGCACGGGGCAGGAAACTGGTGGCACTGGAGTGGTGTCAGCGGCCGGGTCCAGGAATACCAGCACCTGAGGGAGCACGAGGTGGAGAATCTGCTTGTGCTCCACAGTACTGTGTTCCACGTACTCTTCCCGGTGCTCATCACCATCGGGATCCTCACTAACATACTTAACCTGGTGATCCTCACCAGGCCCACCATGAGGAACAAATCTTACAG gtggttACGATGGCTGGCGACGGTGGACATCGTTCTGTGCTCGCTGACCATTCCTGTGTGTCTAGCTACCGGAGGTTACAGAGCCTCCTCCTACAACCTGGCCTTCTACTACGCCCACTTCGGCTGGTCGCTTTGCATCGCCTGGCAGACCCTCAGCTTCTACCTAATGGGCTGGTTCGCCTACGATAGATTCCTTGCCATCTGTTGCCATGACAAGTTCCCCAATAGCCACAAGGTGTTCGAACATCGGTTAGGGGGAAGCGTGGTGTGGGTAGCGATTCTCTACACCCCAACATTAGCTGTGGGGCGACTGTGTCCGTTGGGAGAGTCATGGGTACCGATTGATGGCTACATGGGAGGCATGGAGAACGTGTGGTATCGCGGGTATGCATGGGTACGCGAGATATTCTCGCGTGTGGTACCCGCTGTTGTGCTCACCGTCTGCAACGTGAAGATCAGTTACCGGCTTAAACACCTACGGAATATCCGTGACGGCTTCGGAAGTGGGGTGTCTCCcgcaaggagggagagagagcgtcGCCTGGTGTTATTACTCTTTTGGGTGACGGCTTGCTTCTACCTCTACAACACTCCAGTCACCATATACTACCTGGCCTTTCTCAACCACAGTGATAAGTACTCTAACTACTCTCTCTTGATCTTCGGCGCCATCTGCAACTTACTGCAGATGACGGGCAACATCTTCAACTTCGTCCTCTATTTTCTCATCAATCCGGACTTCCAACGAGCCCTTCGAGTCCTTTTCCACCTCAAGGTTCCAGATGGCATCAGAGACCTAGGACGCGACAGCATTAAAGAGTCCAAAAGTTTCCAAACCACCCCAATGTCGGCTATTACTGTTGTCCCCCCCGACAGTCACTCGGACCCCACACCTCCTGACGCTCCGAATTTCAGGAGTTACAACTCCTGA